A region of Phocoena phocoena chromosome 17, mPhoPho1.1, whole genome shotgun sequence DNA encodes the following proteins:
- the GSDMD gene encoding gasdermin-D → MASAFARVVRSVVQELDHGGELTPVDSLQSSTSFQPYCLLGRKPSSSRFWKHRYTRVNLSIRDILEPDAPEPAVECGNTFHFHDAMDGQLQGSVELAAPGQGKLAGRTAVSGSSSASMIVCTLRVAPNTWEAMHRERRLRRPEHQVLQQLRNRGDDMFVVTEVLQTQQEVEVTRTQKQEGSGQFALPGAMCLQGRGEGHLSQNKMVTIPAGSILAFRVAQLVIGSDWDILFFPDKKQTTFRPQQEGYRPSYIAGGQLQRSSRLASTKFLPICFKFLSDGPVEDRLATTEDFQGLQAEVEAWAVGLEGLSREPCGQLLGALGQVLRDEAVLQALDESLEHGLRGGLLEPRDGPVGAVLECLVSSSRRLEKRLAGPVFYLLQALAVLSATQHVLLAEALETGALSGAFKLVESLLERSTPWQERRAVSLPHELLGSSWGSEAPTWVLLEECGLEPQVGAPQVCWKPEAQGCANALYACLALLFRLSRLC, encoded by the exons ATGGCATCGGCCTTTGCGAGGGTGGTCAGGAGCGTGGTCCAGGAGCTGGACCACGGTGGGGAGCTCACCCCTGTGGACAGCCTGCAGAGCTCCACCAGCTTCCAGCCCTACTGCCTTTTGGGCAGGAAGCCCTCGAGTTCACGGTTCTGGAAACACCGCTACACACGTGTCAACCTGTCCATCAGGGACATCCTGGAGCCCGACGCCCCAGAGCCAG CTGTGGAGTGTGGCAACACCTTCCATTTCCACGATGCTATGGATGGGCAGCTGCAGGGCAGCGTGGAGCTGGCGGCCCCAGGACAGGGGAAGCTGGCAGGCAGGACCGCGGTGTCCGGCAGCTCCAGCGCCTCGATGATTGTGTGCACGCTGCGAGTGGCGCCCAACACCTGGGAAGCCATGCACCGAGAGAG GCGCTTGCGGCGGCCTGAGCACCAAGTCCTGCAGCAGCTGCGGAATCGTGGGGATGACATGTTCGTCGTGACCGAGGTGCTGCAGACACAGCAGGAGGTGGAAGTCACCCGGACCCAAAAGCAGGAGGGCTCCGGCCAGTTTGCACTTCCGGGAGCCATGTGCTTGCAG GGCAGAGGCGAGGGCCACCTGAGCCAGAACAAGATGGTCACCATCCCCGCGGGCAGCATCCTCGCATTTCGGGTGGCCCAGCTGGTTATTGGCTCTGACTGGG ACATCCTCTTCTTCCCGGACAAGAAGCAGACGACCTTCAGGCCACAGCAGGAAG GCTACAGGCCCTCCTACATTGCAGGTGGCCAGCTGCAGCGGTCCTCCCGCCTCGCCTCCACAAAATTCCTCCCTATCTGCTTCAAGTTCCTGTCGG ATGGGCCCGTGGAGGACCGGTTGGCGACCACCGAAGACTTCCAGGGCCTGCAGGCAGAAGTGGAGGCTTGGGCCGTGGGCCTGGAGGGCTTGTCCAGGGAGCCTTGTGGGCAGCTGCTGGGGGCCCTCGGGCAGGTGCTGCGGGACGAGGCGGTCCTGCAAGCCCTGGATGAGTCG CTGGAGCACGGCCTGCGTGGCGGGCTTTTGGAGCCTCGGGATGGTCCGGTGGGTGCTGTTCTCGAGTGCCTGGTGTCCTCCTCCAGAAGGCTGGAAAAGAGACTTGCTGGCCCCGTCTTCTACCTGCTGCAAGCTCTAGCTG TGCTGAGTGCAACCCAGCACGTGCTGCTGGCTGAGGCGCTGGAGACGGGGGCCCTGTCGGGGGCGTTCAAACTG GTGGAGAGCCTTTTGGAGCGGAGCACCCCATGGCAGGAGCGCAGGGCCGTGTCCCTGCCGCACGAGCTCCTGGGGAGCAGCTGGGGCTCAGAGGCACCCACCTGGGTCCTGCTGGAGGAGTGTGGCCTTGAGCCACAGGTGGGCGCCCCCCAGGTGTGCTGGAAACCGGAGGCCCAGGGCTGTGCGAACGCGCTTTACGCCTGCCTCGCACTGCTATTCAGGCTGAGCCGGCTCTGCTAG